Proteins encoded in a region of the Bombiscardovia apis genome:
- the zwf gene encoding glucose-6-phosphate dehydrogenase, translating into MESPHTSLDGDAAKEPEHWVNPLLDPRDLRMPRIAGPSSLVIFGVTGDLAKKKLLPAVYDLANRGLLPASFGLIGFGRRDWSADEFAAFAEENVRAHSRTPFNDATWKQLKEGMRFVKGTFDDAEAFRKLSKTVSELDRDRGTRGNHAFYMSIPPKAFPVVAEQLAASGLSKSAPGAWKRVIIEKPFGHDLESAKELDRVVGQVFEPDSVFRIDHYLGKETVQNMLALRFANTMFEPVWNANYVSHVQITMAEDMGIGGRAGYYDGIGAARDVIQNHLIQLMALTAMEEPVSFDARDLRAEKTKVLSAVRLPQDLGLHTARGQYAAGWQGSQPVVGYLDEKGIDPKSTTETYAAIRLDVDTRRWAGVPFYLRTGKRLGKRTSEIAVVFKRAPHLPFDATATRELGANAVVIRVQPDEGVTLRFGAKTPGSAMEVRDVNMDFSYGRSFTEASPEAYERLILDVLLGDPPLFPTTEEVELSWKILDPIEEYWSTLGQPEPYRAGTWGPEQADRMLAADGHHWRMP; encoded by the coding sequence ATGGAAAGTCCACATACATCGCTTGATGGAGATGCCGCCAAGGAGCCTGAGCACTGGGTCAATCCCCTGCTCGATCCGCGCGACTTGCGTATGCCGCGCATTGCCGGCCCGAGTTCGCTGGTCATATTTGGCGTGACTGGCGACTTAGCCAAGAAGAAGCTGCTGCCGGCCGTCTACGACTTAGCCAACCGAGGCCTGCTTCCAGCCAGCTTTGGGCTCATTGGTTTTGGCCGCCGCGACTGGTCTGCCGACGAGTTCGCCGCCTTCGCCGAGGAGAACGTGCGCGCCCACTCCCGCACCCCCTTCAACGATGCCACATGGAAGCAACTCAAAGAGGGCATGCGCTTCGTAAAAGGCACCTTCGACGACGCTGAAGCCTTCCGCAAGCTCTCGAAAACCGTCTCGGAACTCGACCGCGACCGGGGCACCCGCGGCAATCATGCCTTCTACATGTCAATCCCACCCAAGGCCTTCCCCGTAGTGGCCGAACAGCTGGCCGCCTCCGGCCTGTCTAAGTCAGCACCCGGGGCTTGGAAGCGCGTCATTATCGAGAAACCCTTCGGCCACGATTTAGAGTCAGCCAAGGAGCTAGACCGCGTCGTAGGCCAAGTGTTTGAGCCTGATTCCGTCTTCCGCATCGACCACTACTTGGGCAAAGAGACCGTGCAAAACATGCTGGCCCTGCGCTTTGCCAATACCATGTTTGAGCCGGTTTGGAACGCCAATTACGTATCCCACGTGCAAATTACCATGGCCGAAGATATGGGCATCGGCGGCCGCGCGGGCTACTACGACGGCATCGGCGCTGCCCGGGATGTGATTCAAAACCACTTAATCCAGCTCATGGCACTCACTGCTATGGAAGAGCCTGTCTCCTTTGACGCGCGCGACCTGCGGGCCGAAAAAACGAAGGTGCTCTCGGCCGTGCGCCTGCCTCAAGACTTGGGCCTGCACACAGCTCGTGGCCAGTATGCAGCAGGCTGGCAGGGCTCACAACCGGTCGTGGGCTACTTGGACGAAAAGGGCATCGACCCCAAGTCCACCACCGAAACGTACGCCGCAATCCGCCTCGATGTAGACACCCGCCGCTGGGCAGGAGTTCCCTTCTACCTGCGCACCGGCAAACGCCTGGGCAAGCGCACCAGCGAAATCGCCGTGGTCTTCAAGCGCGCCCCCCACCTGCCCTTCGACGCAACCGCCACCCGCGAGCTGGGTGCCAACGCAGTAGTGATTCGCGTGCAGCCAGACGAAGGCGTTACCCTGCGCTTCGGCGCTAAAACGCCCGGTTCAGCTATGGAAGTGCGCGATGTGAACATGGACTTCTCCTACGGGCGCTCCTTCACCGAAGCCTCGCCGGAAGCCTACGAACGCTTGATTCTCGACGTGCTCCTAGGCGATCCGCCCCTCTTCCCCACCACTGAGGAAGTCGAGCTGTCTTGGAAGATTCTAGACCCGATTGAAGAGTACTGGTCCACGCTGGGCCAGCCTGAGCCCTACCGCGCAGGCACTTGGGGGCCGGAGCAGGCCGACCGCATGCTAGCAGCCGACGGACACCATTGGAGGATGCCATGA